A stretch of DNA from Cannabis sativa cultivar Pink pepper isolate KNU-18-1 chromosome X, ASM2916894v1, whole genome shotgun sequence:
CGATTTCCCTAACCAATCTCTGGAATGGAAGCTTACGGATCAAAAGCTCAGTGCTTTTCTGGTACTTCCTGATTTCCCTCAAGGCTACAGTTCCTGGCCTGAAACGATGTGGCTTCTTCACTCCTCCGGTCGCCGGAGCTGACTTCCTTGCTGCCTTGGTCGCCAGTTGCTTCCTTGGAGCCTTTCCTCCAGTGGATTTTCTTGCTGTCTGCTTGGTACGAGCCATCGGAAATGAAATGAATCGGATTTAAAGAAAGATGAAGTTGTTTGTTTCTCGGGAAAATGCGAAGGGAAAATTGAGTGATGGAAATGCTTAGATTTGAGTTGGGTATTTATAGGAGTGAGTGTCAATTTGGAGCGTTAGATTTCTGTCAATCAAGGGTGTAGATTTAATTTGGTGTTTCAATGCGGATCGCCATCCGTGTCTTGAATTATTGACCAATAATAATCTTTCATTTTGGCGcgtacaattaaatatatatatttttttttgattaaaacctcactaataatattaataatcaattgatctcaaaataataataataataataatcacttctttcaaaaaattaataaataaataaataataataatcaacttTTTGTtactacaaaattaaaatatttgtgatACTATAAAGCAAAAATcggatttaaataaataaataaatcaatcaaaaataaaattttcttttgttaaaaaaaaataaaaatctttaaataaatatcatatGATCTTATTCTATGTTTaagattaaatttattttgtcgCTGAAGAATTAGTTGTTTTTAAATATGGATATTATTccatttcaaagaaaataaaagatattatttttatttattattttaataaagtatAAATGTAGAaagatagttaaaaaaaatatacacaacgattttctattttttaaatcttatatatataaaaaagtaattttgtACAGAATTAATTTTGATTGTGACATGTTATAACCGAATATGATATATTTATCACACTAATCGAAACAATAATCTTATCttatataaatagatatattagatatttattataattttaaagatcaaatttaaataatatataatatggttATAAATAGGATAATGATTATTAAAACTACTATAAAAATAGTTTCTTTCATATACCAAAATTGTtagtaatatatttattgaattataTTGTATTTCTCAACCCATTAGCAAATCAATAACCatggtatcaaaattacaacGTAAAGCTATTCGAAAAGCAGATATTGCATTGTGTCTTCAATATGttaatttgacatttatgtttAAAAGAGAATTAAGTTATAATGATGAGAAATTTGGAGAAGTCTTGGGAttgattaaacaaattcttGAGAAAGAATTTGTAAAGCTAGAGAAGAAGAATGGTAAGACTAGAGTGGTTCACAAGATTTTGAAATGGTTGAATTTTATTACTATGAAAACAAAGTCAAAGATTGTTTATGGTATCaccactactactactactcctCTTCTTCAATTCACTTATCTTATTTATGATTTAAGTTCTCTTACTTTGGATTTGGAAAATATTTATAAACGCGTTGAAGAAGACGATGATagtgatgataatgatgattttattgattttgatatttctaaattcaaagaaaaattaGATTTGATAAAGGAAAAGACAAACTTATGGTAcgaagatattttatttagaaagaGAAGAGTACTTGGTCGGGttttttaaatagttacttATATTATTGTTATGATTATTAGTTTGTTTACATTTTAgaaaaagtttattttcatttttttttctttttcttatgtATGAATATCATAATGATGTTCttgatttaataatttaaatattaatttctcCAATCTCATGTCTTTACATTGTtgttataataatatcataataaTATTCTTACCTATTTGTTTAAATTTATGAATATGCTAATGATGttcttaatttaaatattaatttctcCAATCTCATGACTTTACATTGTTGTATGATAAtcatcaatatcaatatatataaataaaggaaagcacaataGTGATGACATGGCAGTTTCTATAAAATTTCTTTCCCTTTCTTTGTTTTCTcatattttcacatttttttaaaaaaatttagttacttttctttaataataagacctttcatttttttcatctcaccttatttaataataagacctttcatttttttcatctcaccttatttaataattttatataattatatcatgATCTTTGATTTACAATCTTAACAGTTACACAATGATAATATAGTATTCAATATTCCCTTTTTATAACTTGCCCCACTAAATTAAACAAAATAGTTACTACAAAATCAATCTATATATCTTTCCCTTTCTTTGTTTTCTcatattttcacatttttttaaaaaaatttagttacttttctttaataataagacctttcatttttttcatctcaccttatttaataataagacctttcatttttttcatctcaccttatttaataattttatataattatatcatgATCTTTGATTTACAATCTTAACAGTTACACAATGATAATATAGTATTCAATATTCCCTTTTTATAACTTGCCCCACTAAATTAAACAAAATAGTTACTACAAAATCAATCTATATATTAGACTATAAAAGAAGCACGATCTATTGCCATTGTTCATATGAGAATTATGTGATGATCTCTCAATCTACATTCTTCATGATCACTATATATATCTACATAGATGATTATAAAGATTGttcaaatttttttcttttccaaagtatttttatttcttttttagattttattaaagttagtattaacatatacattaaatagtatttttttttaagttcttCTTAAgaatatcaaaaatatatttagatgtaaaaatatatatatttggcagtattaattattatataatgtaATATGATTAGTTAGTTATAGATATAATAAGGTGAAAAGGTAAAAATTgatataaaatgtatatttgTAAAAGTACATTATTCATGTTTATTATTATATCATGTTGGTTATGTTTGGATTTTTAgatatactaattattttgtGGCTTTCTctcattgttttaatttttatttttttatacatacgtgtatctaattattaattatttatcattttcaaaaaaaaaatattaattatttatttatatatatatctatttatacATATGTTTTAactatctatatttatatatttgtataattttgaagCTAGGATGATATTGTACGGTAATTTGGGCGATAATATAATTGTTATGAGAAAATTAATTAGAGTGTATCATATTtcacaattattaattatttaaaataatattgtaaaattaaaaaaaaaaattaatttaacatataaataatctatctatatataaataataaataatatatatataaataaaagaaagtaTAAGAGATGCCATATAAGAGCTTATTATCCATTTCTTTGCATTttcaatttttcttaattttgatatcatttcatatataatttaacctttaaaaaagaaaattgttcATTTTCTAAAtgtacatttaaataataataataaaattttatttatttaataatacaaaATTTGAACAAAAAATCCTTCTTTCTCAGTTCTCTTCAAATGTaagttattaaaataataacgagtaaataaataaataattaatgaataaaacaCAGAAAATTATTCCTTTTCTAAATGTATGTTTTagacaataataattaataaatcaatatttatctatatatatctatttataaAGAAAAACACAAACATTATGATGTGGCAATTTGTATGATTTCTTCATCCTATTCTttgatttctcaatttttttaatttttctaatttatttataattttatttgttatatatttttaaatgatcAAGGTGTGTCTTTTCATTTCTATAACTCACACAATTTATGATATCCATTATTACTATATTACTATTACTAAttcttaaatgaaaaataatttttggtgtgctacaaataatattatgcctctatttatatatacatatttatcttAAACTATTATAATAGAAAATCAATTTATGAATACGAATAGTCATTCTTAGgatatatttatctatatatataatcatgcatatatatatatatgatatgaggATTGTGAAATGGAAAGTCAAGAAAAGAAGATTATGTCAATGCTTTAGATTActatttttaggttttttacTCTCTTTCAAATAAAATACTAATAGTTGATAGCTTTGATTTTGATTCATTTTCTCTAATGTAATATATCAatgaaattttaatataatcatgtTTAAAGGTATGGAGCGGATATGaggtattttttttcattttcttctcaaaatataatcatgttttTCATCATAAACAAACATGGATTGATTTTCTATGTTgagttttatgtttttttttcttaattttttaattattttattatatctatTATAACTAAGTAATTTATGTAAATACTAATTcactaaataattttatttatatatttacacatatattatttattgattagaAACCTTTAGTCTTGAAATTGACTTATTTTCTCTAATGTAAAACATCAATaaattttcaatataatcatgcTATAAGGTATGGTTCCCTGAATCTATTgaatttaatgtttatttttttattttttttttaattttcttcttaatatatcatttaatctccatttttatgtttatatatatatattcaattatgaAAATATACTTTTATTCATTGAGTTATATGTTGCAAGTAGTTTCTCACGGAACAAACATGAATAAGTTTATATGTTGAGTtctatattattcttttttctcaattttttaattatatattatataatttaagtaattaaacctatgtaattacttaattatatatatattatatatttattatttaaaaaccgTTACTATACCAACAATTAACAATATGTAACTTATGTAATtactaatatattataatttaagtaaCTTAtgcaattattcaaaaaaaaaaaaaagtaacttatGTAATTACTAATGCACTTATATGTtactaatatattataatttaagtaaTTTAACATAGTTTACTATCTTTTTACATATTTGAAAATAGCAAATTATGTTTCTAATTTTGaagttaatattttatttataatatacacatcaaaatattatattataaattatataactcaagtggtacaaaaataaattaaaatattaaaatattattaaagttGGGTCGAacccgcgcgaagcgcggcttagttccctagtatcataataatatttttgcctaaatttttatatatatacatttaaggGATTAATTGAAGTAAAatctaattgaaaaatattttataataataataataataataataataataataataataattggaatCGATAGATTAATGCAATTTATATGAAGAACGAAATTTGTTAAGAGTTTAAACCGAGTTAAGATAGCAAATGGTATTTCAATTAGCTTATCAAACTTAGAGATGTAATTGTTACACGAGTTTTAATTAACTCTCCGATGACTGTATCTAAAATCTGATATAATGGTATTGTTTGAAACAAATTTTTGATACCTAAATACAAGTACATTTTGTAAATGACCCTGAATGATTATTTGTTAGCAAGAAATATCCTTGCAAATTGATTATATATCTTGCTATATTTACGAAACAGCCCCGAAATCCCTTGCTATATTAGGATGATGGGGTCCTTTGATTGGCCTTGCAACCTTGAGGAGTGGAAGGCTAGACTGAAATTTTGGCAGCCTGGTTTGATCAATTGTGGCAGCTGTTGTCTACTATATTTAGTGCAATAGAAACAATTGTGTATTTGAGGCTACTTGTGGTTCGGCTAGTACTATTAGTAGCTTTGTTTAAGCTTAGTCTAAAAGCAAGAATTTTGTATTGTATCTTATATAATCTCAAATCTAGAGAGAAAATTGTAATTGCCATCATTAACAACTTCTAATTTGCTTGGTGGTAATTTGAATAAAATTGTTCCTTTctcttcaataataataataataatagatattcaaatattgataattgaaaaattattaaaaatgaaAGGACCTTCTATAAAATTTATGAGACAAAATGAGATTTAATTGTGGTTGAAAACTgtgctttttttatttttttgaggggaacttagtgatttttatataaatataaatattataaggcATGAATGGATGTATCATCCAAAGGgcaaacaataaataaattacattttaaaataataataataacaatgtgAGGTAATGAAAACAATTCTATACAAGCTTGTTGTCATTAATAGAGTCCTAAAGAGATTAATCAGCTTTTTTCACAATTGACTTGAGTGAGTATTAACTGCTTTAAAAAGTCAGTGAGAAACTGAAACTGCCCCATCTAACACAACACAACTCAACTCCAATGATGTTGGAGACCAACTACCactaccactactaatacaTCTCAAATCAACTCACTCATTACATCCTAAAATCTAAAACACAAACTGTATTGTTGGCGAAACACGACGCAATTTTGTCGCCTTCTTTGTTCCAACACACTTCGAATATGCCTCCGTTACCTGTGTATGTTTTCACGATCTTCCCGTCTTTTAGCGACCAGATATGCATGGATCTGTCAAGGGATCCGCTCGCTAAGTATTCACCGTTTGGGCTAAAGGCAACGGAATATACAGGCTCCCTGGTGATTGAACCAAAAAGTTTTTTAATCAGACGAAAAAGTAAGCACATAAAAGACTATTATGTTTTTAATGGAGTTTGAGTTCGAGGGCTTGATCGGTTGTTAAAAGTAAGGAGTAAGTACCTGTGTCCATTCAAACTGTAGAGAAGTTTCCCATGTTCTACATCCCACAACTTCACAGTCGAATCAAATGACGCACTGTCAACGATAAACACACGAAATCAATAATTTATTCTACAAAACAAAATGTATGTAGAGCAAAGTAACTATAACTATATCAACTCAACATTCAACTTAAATGAGAAAAGCAGTATATTTTTACCTTGCCAACACCAACTGCAGGTTAGGATTGTTTGTCCCGGGGCCAGTAGGACTCCATCTAATCGTGTATATCTCCTGCAAGAGAGTTATTTTAATGTTACAAACaacttcaaacaaaaaaaaaagggagtggacaaaaatattatggttatacAGCTTTGAACATTACCTTAGAATGCTGTCTTAAATCATGAACATACTTATCGTTCTTCAAACTCCAAATCTGCATAATCATTCACATAATATTCAGTAGAACAACACATTAAACTTCCCAATGTCAAGAAGCAAATAATTACCACAAAACATAAATACACTGCTATTAAACACAAGCAAATAATATACTACAATGCATTTATTCAACAGAATTTACCTTTGCAGATATATCATCGGAACATGAAGCCAACAATGAACCAGTTGGATCCCATTTTACACAGTTAACTTCACCCTGCAGAAGCAcaattttatagttattaaagcGAGTGCCGTGGAATATTTTGGCGATCAGATATGATATGGTGTTCAAAATTG
This window harbors:
- the LOC115702768 gene encoding histone H3.2, producing the protein MARTKQTARKSTGGKAPRKQLATKAARKSAPATGGVKKPHRFRPGTVALREIRKYQKSTELLIRKLPFQRLVREIAQDFKTDLRFQSSAVSALQEAAEAYLVGLFEDTNLCAIHAKRVTIMPKDIQLARRIRGERA